From a region of the Synechococcus sp. PCC 7502 genome:
- the dnaK gene encoding molecular chaperone DnaK, protein MSKVIGIDLGTTNSCVAVLEGGKPTVIPSSEGGRTTPSIVGFIKEGTERIVGDVAKRQAITNAQNTVFSIKRFIGRRWDETEVERQRVSYATALGRDETVNVVIGKKEYSPQEISAFILQKLKQDAENYLGEKVIQAVITVPAYFTDAQRQATKDAGRIAGLEVLRIVNEPTAASLAYGLDKQGREQTVLVFDLGGGTFDVSVLQLGDGFFEVRATSGNNHLGGDDFDACVTDWLLKSFQEEEGIDLSEDRVAMQRIREAAEKAKIELSSAPFTAISLPFIANTEAGPKTIDVELTRSQFDELTAHLVKQTLDPTAQALKDAGISPKEINKIILVGGSTRIPAVQNAITTFFDGKKPDQNVNPDEAVAIGAAVQAGILAGEVKDLLLLDVIPLSIGLETVGEVFTKILDRNTTIPSSKGQIFSTAVDNQESVQIHVLQGERAMARDNKTLGKFELEGIRPAARGVPQIEVSFDIDANGILKVTARDVDTGIEQGISITNTGGLSPSEIERMRMEAEVYADEDLARRELANFKNQAKNLIRTMEDLLRDNGPSVITESLRTPTQRNIDNLLSIINEADITSEEIQAKIKPLQQSLYEVTQAIERYSQVERVKGKDEY, encoded by the coding sequence ATGTCAAAAGTAATTGGGATTGACCTTGGAACTACGAATAGTTGCGTTGCCGTTCTTGAAGGAGGAAAACCAACGGTAATACCTAGCTCTGAGGGCGGACGTACCACTCCTAGTATTGTTGGGTTTATTAAAGAAGGTACCGAACGTATAGTTGGGGATGTAGCCAAGCGTCAAGCAATTACCAATGCTCAAAATACCGTATTTAGTATTAAACGCTTTATTGGCAGAAGATGGGATGAAACTGAAGTAGAACGGCAACGGGTTTCCTATGCTACGGCTTTAGGCAGAGACGAAACTGTTAATGTAGTGATTGGCAAAAAGGAATATTCGCCCCAGGAAATTTCTGCTTTTATTCTGCAGAAACTCAAACAAGATGCTGAAAACTATTTGGGTGAAAAAGTTATCCAAGCCGTAATTACGGTTCCTGCCTACTTTACCGATGCCCAACGCCAGGCAACTAAAGACGCAGGGAGAATAGCAGGATTAGAAGTTCTGCGCATTGTGAATGAGCCAACGGCAGCTTCTTTGGCATATGGTTTAGATAAGCAGGGGCGGGAGCAAACCGTTTTGGTATTTGACCTTGGCGGCGGTACCTTTGATGTCTCTGTATTGCAGCTAGGGGATGGATTTTTTGAGGTCAGAGCCACTTCTGGTAACAATCACTTAGGTGGTGATGACTTTGATGCTTGTGTTACTGACTGGTTACTCAAAAGCTTTCAGGAGGAGGAAGGCATTGATTTGAGTGAAGACCGCGTAGCTATGCAACGGATTAGAGAAGCGGCAGAAAAGGCAAAAATTGAGCTTTCGAGCGCACCATTTACTGCCATCAGCTTGCCGTTTATTGCTAATACCGAAGCTGGACCTAAGACGATTGATGTGGAACTGACCCGTTCTCAGTTTGACGAACTCACAGCCCATCTGGTTAAACAAACCCTTGACCCCACTGCCCAAGCTTTAAAAGATGCAGGCATCTCTCCCAAGGAAATTAATAAAATTATTCTAGTAGGTGGTTCCACCCGTATTCCTGCTGTGCAAAATGCGATTACCACTTTCTTTGATGGTAAGAAACCCGACCAAAATGTTAACCCCGATGAGGCAGTGGCGATCGGTGCGGCTGTTCAAGCAGGTATCTTAGCGGGTGAGGTTAAAGACCTATTACTATTAGATGTTATTCCTCTATCCATTGGCTTGGAAACTGTGGGCGAGGTTTTCACTAAAATTCTTGATCGCAACACCACAATTCCCAGTAGTAAAGGGCAAATTTTTTCTACTGCTGTAGATAATCAAGAATCAGTACAAATCCATGTACTACAGGGTGAACGGGCAATGGCAAGGGATAATAAAACCCTCGGTAAGTTTGAACTAGAAGGAATTCGTCCAGCGGCTAGGGGAGTTCCCCAGATTGAGGTTTCCTTTGATATAGATGCCAATGGTATTCTTAAGGTTACAGCCCGAGATGTAGATACAGGGATTGAGCAGGGAATTAGTATTACCAATACAGGTGGTCTCAGTCCTAGTGAAATTGAGCGGATGCGGATGGAGGCAGAGGTATATGCTGATGAGGATTTGGCACGTCGAGAACTAGCCAACTTCAAGAACCAAGCAAAAAACCTAATTCGGACAATGGAAGACCTATTACGGGATAATGGTCCAAGTGTGATTACTGAAAGTCTAAGAACTCCAACGCAAAGAAATATTGATAACCTCCTCTCAATTATTAATGAGGCTGACATTACAAGTGAGGAAATTCAAGCTAAAATCAAGCCCCTGCAACAGTCTTTGTATGAAGTGACTCAGGCGATCGAGCGATATTCTCAAGTGGAAAGAGTAAAGGGTAAAGATGAATATTAA